One stretch of Punica granatum isolate Tunisia-2019 chromosome 5, ASM765513v2, whole genome shotgun sequence DNA includes these proteins:
- the LOC116208377 gene encoding DNA repair protein XRCC4-like isoform X3 yields the protein MESPRHSCLKLELPNPTEPDEIEPIFIKATWYDTHFDLSITNDPDSWVCKASEEEVRERAAQWDQPEADYIELAERYLGFQQPGSVYKFTDAENRTKLEWRWKCQPSPNPQQTNSGILNFLMDANIRLSEEVVRKTKSFERLKVETENAWHRVNVSAMRRQSLCLQSMQSSLVS from the exons ATGGAGTCGCCGAGGCATTCGTGCTTGAAGCTCGAGCTCCCAAATCCTACCGAGCCCGATGAGATCGAGCCGATTTTCATCAAGGCCACATGGTACGACACCCACTTCGACCTCTCCATCACGAACGACCCCGACTCTTGGGTCTGCAAAG CATCGGAGGAAGAAGTGAGGGAACGAGCGGCTCAGTGGGACCAGCCAGAGGCAGATTACATTGAATTGGCTGAGCGGTACTTAGGGTTTCAGCAGCCCGGTTCTGTTTACAAGTTCACCGACGCCGAAAACAG GACAAAGCTGGAATGGCGATGGAAATGCCAACCTTCACCCAATCCTCAACAGACCAATTCAGGAATCTTGAACTTTCTTATGGATGCAAACATAAGGCTCAGT GAAGAAGTTGTCAGAAAAACTAAATCATTTGAGAGGTTAAAAGTGGAAACTGAGAATGCCTGGCACAGAGTGAACGTTTCAGCAATGAGAAGACAGAGTTTGTGTCTGCAATCTATGCAAAG TTCCTTAGTGTCTTAA
- the LOC116208377 gene encoding DNA repair protein XRCC4-like isoform X4, whose protein sequence is MESPRHSCLKLELPNPTEPDEIEPIFIKATWYDTHFDLSITNDPDSWVCKASEEEVRERAAQWDQPEADYIELAERYLGFQQPGSVYKFTDAENRTKLEWRWKCQPSPNPQQTNSGILNFLMDANIRLSLSIKRKKLSEKLNHLRG, encoded by the exons ATGGAGTCGCCGAGGCATTCGTGCTTGAAGCTCGAGCTCCCAAATCCTACCGAGCCCGATGAGATCGAGCCGATTTTCATCAAGGCCACATGGTACGACACCCACTTCGACCTCTCCATCACGAACGACCCCGACTCTTGGGTCTGCAAAG CATCGGAGGAAGAAGTGAGGGAACGAGCGGCTCAGTGGGACCAGCCAGAGGCAGATTACATTGAATTGGCTGAGCGGTACTTAGGGTTTCAGCAGCCCGGTTCTGTTTACAAGTTCACCGACGCCGAAAACAG GACAAAGCTGGAATGGCGATGGAAATGCCAACCTTCACCCAATCCTCAACAGACCAATTCAGGAATCTTGAACTTTCTTATGGATGCAAACATAAGGCTCAGT TTATCTATTAAGAGGAAGAAGTTGTCAGAAAAACTAAATCATTTGAGAGGTTAA
- the LOC116208377 gene encoding DNA repair protein XRCC4-like isoform X1, translated as MESPRHSCLKLELPNPTEPDEIEPIFIKATWYDTHFDLSITNDPDSWVCKASEEEVRERAAQWDQPEADYIELAERYLGFQQPGSVYKFTDAENRTKLEWRWKCQPSPNPQQTNSGILNFLMDANIRLSEEVVRKTKSFERLKVETENAWHRVNVSAMRRQSLCLQSMQRCFLLSSFIMGIGNISKQRCFLFF; from the exons ATGGAGTCGCCGAGGCATTCGTGCTTGAAGCTCGAGCTCCCAAATCCTACCGAGCCCGATGAGATCGAGCCGATTTTCATCAAGGCCACATGGTACGACACCCACTTCGACCTCTCCATCACGAACGACCCCGACTCTTGGGTCTGCAAAG CATCGGAGGAAGAAGTGAGGGAACGAGCGGCTCAGTGGGACCAGCCAGAGGCAGATTACATTGAATTGGCTGAGCGGTACTTAGGGTTTCAGCAGCCCGGTTCTGTTTACAAGTTCACCGACGCCGAAAACAG GACAAAGCTGGAATGGCGATGGAAATGCCAACCTTCACCCAATCCTCAACAGACCAATTCAGGAATCTTGAACTTTCTTATGGATGCAAACATAAGGCTCAGT GAAGAAGTTGTCAGAAAAACTAAATCATTTGAGAGGTTAAAAGTGGAAACTGAGAATGCCTGGCACAGAGTGAACGTTTCAGCAATGAGAAGACAGAGTTTGTGTCTGCAATCTATGCAAAGgtgttttcttctttcctcttttatCATGGGAATAGGTAATATATCCAAGCAAAGGTGCTTTTTGTTCTTCTGA
- the LOC116208377 gene encoding DNA repair protein XRCC4-like isoform X5, translated as MESPRHSCLKLELPNPTEPDEIEPIFIKATWYDTHFDLSITNDPDSWVCKASEEEVRERAAQWDQPEADYIELAERYLGFQQPGSVYKFTDAENRTKLEWRWKCQPSPNPQQTNSGILNFLMDANIRLSFLSVLN; from the exons ATGGAGTCGCCGAGGCATTCGTGCTTGAAGCTCGAGCTCCCAAATCCTACCGAGCCCGATGAGATCGAGCCGATTTTCATCAAGGCCACATGGTACGACACCCACTTCGACCTCTCCATCACGAACGACCCCGACTCTTGGGTCTGCAAAG CATCGGAGGAAGAAGTGAGGGAACGAGCGGCTCAGTGGGACCAGCCAGAGGCAGATTACATTGAATTGGCTGAGCGGTACTTAGGGTTTCAGCAGCCCGGTTCTGTTTACAAGTTCACCGACGCCGAAAACAG GACAAAGCTGGAATGGCGATGGAAATGCCAACCTTCACCCAATCCTCAACAGACCAATTCAGGAATCTTGAACTTTCTTATGGATGCAAACATAAGGCTCAGT TTCCTTAGTGTCTTAAATTAG
- the LOC116208377 gene encoding DNA repair protein XRCC4-like isoform X2, with product MRSSRFSSRPHGTTPTSTSPSRTTPTLGSAKFRPFAVSRLGFTASEEEVRERAAQWDQPEADYIELAERYLGFQQPGSVYKFTDAENRTKLEWRWKCQPSPNPQQTNSGILNFLMDANIRLSEEVVRKTKSFERLKVETENAWHRVNVSAMRRQSLCLQSMQRCFLLSSFIMGIGNISKQRCFLFF from the exons ATGAGATCGAGCCGATTTTCATCAAGGCCACATGGTACGACACCCACTTCGACCTCTCCATCACGAACGACCCCGACTCTTGGGTCTGCAAAG TTTCgacccttcgcggtttcgcGTCTGGGTTTTACAGCATCGGAGGAAGAAGTGAGGGAACGAGCGGCTCAGTGGGACCAGCCAGAGGCAGATTACATTGAATTGGCTGAGCGGTACTTAGGGTTTCAGCAGCCCGGTTCTGTTTACAAGTTCACCGACGCCGAAAACAG GACAAAGCTGGAATGGCGATGGAAATGCCAACCTTCACCCAATCCTCAACAGACCAATTCAGGAATCTTGAACTTTCTTATGGATGCAAACATAAGGCTCAGT GAAGAAGTTGTCAGAAAAACTAAATCATTTGAGAGGTTAAAAGTGGAAACTGAGAATGCCTGGCACAGAGTGAACGTTTCAGCAATGAGAAGACAGAGTTTGTGTCTGCAATCTATGCAAAGgtgttttcttctttcctcttttatCATGGGAATAGGTAATATATCCAAGCAAAGGTGCTTTTTGTTCTTCTGA